A window from Theobroma cacao cultivar B97-61/B2 chromosome 3, Criollo_cocoa_genome_V2, whole genome shotgun sequence encodes these proteins:
- the LOC18604316 gene encoding uncharacterized protein LOC18604316 isoform X2, whose protein sequence is MGTVIDSHFLALTAIVTVGYQLFFFIITALLKFDKVTDFAGSTNFIIIAVLTLVTKGSWHFRQVVLTLLVVIWGLRLGLFLLMRILQWGEDRRFDEMRSNLGKLAFFWIFQAVWVWTVSLPVTVVNASDRDPSIQAEDIIGWILWSVGISVEATADQQKLSFKNSPENRGKWCNIGLWKYTRHPNYFGEILLWWGIFVASAPVLEGAEWLVILGPIFLTLLLLFVSGIPLLEESADKKFGNVNAYRIYKKTTSPLIPLPPFVYGNLPLWFKATFLFEFPFYSRNFPQEGPN, encoded by the exons ATGGGAACTGTTATAGACTCCCATTTCTTAGCTCTAACTGCCATTGTAACT GTGGGATATcagttatttttctttataatcaCTGCTCTCCTCAAGTTTGATAAAGTCACTGACTTTGCAG GAAGCACGAATTTCATTATAATTGCTGTGTTGACTCTGGTAACAAAAGGGTCATGGCATTTTCGACAG GTAGTCTTGACTTTACTTGTAGTAATATGGGGCCTTCGCTTGGGACTGTTTCTATTGATGAG AATTTTGCAATGGGGGGAGGACCGACGTTTTGATGAAATGCGCAGTAACTTGGGGAAATTAGCATTTTTCTGGATATTTCAG GCTGTCTGGGTGTGGACTGTGAGTTTACCTGTAACAGTGGTTAACGCAAGTGACAGAGATCCATCCATTCAGGCTGAAGACATTATAGGGTGGATTTTGTGGTCAGTGGGTATCTCTGTTGAAGCTACAGCTGATCAGCAAAAACTTTCTTTCAAAAACTCTCCAGAAAACAGAGGAAAGTGGTGCAACATTGGACTATGGAAATATACTCGTCATCCAAACTATTTTGGTGAG ATTTTACTTTGGTGGGGAATTTTTGTGGCCTCTGCTCCCGTACTTGAAGGTGCTGAATGGCTTGTAATTCTTGGGCCAATCTTTCTGACATTGCTGCTTCTTTTTGTTAGTGGCATACCATTGCTTGAG GAGTCAGCAGACAAGAAGTTTGGTAATGTGAATGCATATAGGATTTACAAGAAAACAACTAG CCCTCTTATTCCACTGCCACCATTCGTATATGGAAACCTGCCATTGTGGTTCAAAGCCACTTTTCTCTTTGAATTTCCTTTCTACAGTCGTAATTTTCCACAGGAAGGGCCAAACTG A
- the LOC18604316 gene encoding uncharacterized protein LOC18604316 isoform X1, with product MGTVIDSHFLALTAIVTVGYQLFFFIITALLKFDKVTDFAGSTNFIIIAVLTLVTKGSWHFRQVVLTLLVVIWGLRLGLFLLMRILQWGEDRRFDEMRSNLGKLAFFWIFQAVWVWTVSLPVTVVNASDRDPSIQAEDIIGWILWSVGISVEATADQQKLSFKNSPENRGKWCNIGLWKYTRHPNYFGEILLWWGIFVASAPVLEGAEWLVILGPIFLTLLLLFVSGIPLLEESADKKFGNVNAYRIYKKTTSPLIPLPPFVYGNLPLWFKATFLFEFPFYSRNFPQEGPNWCRTSQEEIKDELKMG from the exons ATGGGAACTGTTATAGACTCCCATTTCTTAGCTCTAACTGCCATTGTAACT GTGGGATATcagttatttttctttataatcaCTGCTCTCCTCAAGTTTGATAAAGTCACTGACTTTGCAG GAAGCACGAATTTCATTATAATTGCTGTGTTGACTCTGGTAACAAAAGGGTCATGGCATTTTCGACAG GTAGTCTTGACTTTACTTGTAGTAATATGGGGCCTTCGCTTGGGACTGTTTCTATTGATGAG AATTTTGCAATGGGGGGAGGACCGACGTTTTGATGAAATGCGCAGTAACTTGGGGAAATTAGCATTTTTCTGGATATTTCAG GCTGTCTGGGTGTGGACTGTGAGTTTACCTGTAACAGTGGTTAACGCAAGTGACAGAGATCCATCCATTCAGGCTGAAGACATTATAGGGTGGATTTTGTGGTCAGTGGGTATCTCTGTTGAAGCTACAGCTGATCAGCAAAAACTTTCTTTCAAAAACTCTCCAGAAAACAGAGGAAAGTGGTGCAACATTGGACTATGGAAATATACTCGTCATCCAAACTATTTTGGTGAG ATTTTACTTTGGTGGGGAATTTTTGTGGCCTCTGCTCCCGTACTTGAAGGTGCTGAATGGCTTGTAATTCTTGGGCCAATCTTTCTGACATTGCTGCTTCTTTTTGTTAGTGGCATACCATTGCTTGAG GAGTCAGCAGACAAGAAGTTTGGTAATGTGAATGCATATAGGATTTACAAGAAAACAACTAG CCCTCTTATTCCACTGCCACCATTCGTATATGGAAACCTGCCATTGTGGTTCAAAGCCACTTTTCTCTTTGAATTTCCTTTCTACAGTCGTAATTTTCCACAGGAAGGGCCAAACTG GTGTAGAACAAGCCAAGAGGAAATCAAGGATGAACTGAAGATGGGTTAG
- the LOC18604317 gene encoding golgin candidate 2: MANWISSKLKVAETLLQQIDQQAAESLGKNEKAPSDEIKFDTPTKTSGVVSLKDQLKKKSQENNDYQGKLFSDPNANLSYNNNNNNHNNNNSVHVSNRDKEVSSTKAPSKPKSTLTDSDWTELLSTPSQATSSTGNNRSNGVSGIRGLRKDARKKGNLGSNLSVLEGKRNQKSNVNVIKSVRKRDIVLGNKLNGKPSDGEESSSSGRPSSVDIQIDGKNLEGLELDHKDTTASFKVKLKDEINGENGWQLDSKDLSSNVEGFSRSLNKNHSFQKMMELGKADGLPDVKIGMADAHDQLRSTVSGKSKSIGASRSSVSDDVKRVSQSTSDGSSDSDSDSGSTSDSESEHEREERRRRKERILAEKAAAKAVEAIKERENMVARLEGEKQSLEKILEERAKQQAQEASELQTTMMEIMEAVELEKQKHNNTRMEALQRLAKLETTNADLARSLATAQKKLEVQINQVADLRQQIDLKEAAHEELKRRISNSHESGTYLNQLVASKGIELEREILEVEYSLVTDKIGQLQDKVRQLEASIELARKEMEDPSEVEVELKRRLGQLTDHLIQKQAQVEALSSEKATLLFRIEAVSRMLDESKSMNTSDASSSDLESGAWDLSDSKLKPLLEDKIRFGRRQLGSLLMQLDAIFVAGAIFLRRNATAKLWSLVYLVCLHFWVIYILMSHFQPSDEGRSGAVMSLENMNKTAGV, translated from the exons ATGGCAAATTGGATCTCCTCTAAGCTCAAAGTCGCTGAAACTCTCCTTCAACAA ATCGATCAGCAAGCGGCGGAATCGCTTGGGAAGAATGAGAAGGCACCGTCCGATGAGATTAAATTCGACACTCCTACCAAAACCAGTGGAGTTGTGTCTTTAAAGGATCagttaaaaaagaaatcacaAGAAAATAACGATTATCAAGGCAAACTTTTCAGTGATCCCAATGCTAACTTatcttataataataataataataatcataataataataattcagtTCATGTTTCGAATCGGGACAAAGAGGTTTCGTCCACGAAAGCTCCATCAAAACCTAAGTCTACGCTTACAGATAGTGATTGGACTGAACTTCTTAGTACACCAAGTCAGGCAACGAGTTCGACAGGGAATAATCGTAGCAATGGGGTGTCTGGGATTCGGGGATTGAGGAAAGATGCTAGAAAGAAAGGGAATTTAGGGTCAAATTTGTCCGTGCTGGAAGGAAAGAGGAATCAAAAGAGtaatgttaatgtgattaagtcTGTGAGGAAGCGGGATATTGTGTTGGGAAATAAGTTGAATGGGAAGCCAAGTGATGGTGAAGAGTCTAGCTCTTCAGGGAGGCCTTCTAGTGTTGATATACAGATTGATGGTAAGAATTTGGAGGGGTTGGAGCTAGATCACAAGGACACCACTGCAAGCTTTAAGGTGAAACTGAAAGATGAGATCAATGGGGAAAATGGTTGGCAATTGGATTCAAAAGACCTTTCGTCCAACGTGGAAGGGTTTTCACGATCATTAAACAAGAACCATTCTTTCCAAAAGATGATGGAATTGGGAAAAGCTGATGGGCTACCTGATGTGAAGATAGGAATGGCTGATGCTCATGATCAGTTGAGAAGTACTGTAAGTGGCAAATCCAAGTCTATTGGTGCCTCCAGAAGTTCAGTCTCGGATGATGTTAAAAGGGTCTCTCAGTCAACAAGTGATGGAAGCTCTGATTCAGATTCAGATTCTGGTTCAACATCTGACTCTGAAAGTGAACATGAGAGGGAGGAAAGGAGGAGAAGGAAGGAGAGGATTTTGGCTGAGAAAGCGGCAGCTAAAGCTGTGGAAGCCATCAAAGAACGAGAGAATATGGTTGCCAGATTGGAGGGCGAGAAGCAGAGCTTAGAGAAAATACTTGAGGAACGGGCCAAACAACAAGCACAAGAG GCTTCAGAGCTGCAGACAACTATGATGGAAATAATGGAAGCTGTTGAGCTAGAAAAGCAGAAACATAATAATACTAGAATGGAAGCCCTCCAGCGATTGGCTAAGCTAGAG ACCACAAATGCTGATCTTGCAAGATCACTTGCTACTGCTCAGAAGAAACTTGAAGTGCAg ATCAATCAAGTAGCAGATCTCCGACaacaaattgacttgaaagaAGCAGCCCATGAAG AACTCAAGAGGAGGATCTCCAATAGTCACGAGAGTGGAACTTATCTGAACCAA TTAGTAGCTTCAAAGGGAATTGAGTTAGAGCGTGAAATCCTTGAAGTGGAGTACTCTCTTGTCACTGATAAAATTGGGCAATTGCAAGACAAG GTGAGACAACTGGAAGCAAGCATTGAATTGGCAAGGAAAGAGATGGAGGACCCATCAGAGGTAGAAGTTGAGCTGAAGCGAAGGCTTGGACAGCTGACTGATCATTTAATTCAGAAACAAGCCCAG GTTGAGGCTCTCTCCTCAGAGAAGGCAACACTGTTGTTTAGAATTGAG GCGGTTTCAAGGATGCTGGATGAGAGCAAGTCCATGAATACGAGTGATGCCTCATCAAGTGATTTAGAGTCAGGAGCGTGGGATCTTTCTGATTCAAAGTTGAAGCCTCTGCTTGAGGACAAAATTCGTTTCGGCAGACGGCAACTTGGATCATTGCTTATGCAGTTGGATGCTATTTTTGTGGCTGGTGCAATATTTTTAAGAAGAAATGCAACAGCAAAACTTTGGTCTCTGGTCTACCTTGTATGCCTTCACTTTTGGGTCATATACATTCTAATGTCACATTTCCAACCATCAGATGAGGGAAGATCTGGTGCTGTCATGTCCTTGGAAAACATGAACAAAACTGCAGGTGTATAA
- the LOC18604318 gene encoding ras-related protein RABA6a: MADSYDEECDYLFKAVLIGDSAVGKSNLLSRFATDEFRLDSKPTIGVEFAYRNVKIGDKIIKAQIWDTAGQERFRAITSSYYRGALGALLVYDISRRTTFTNVKKWMHELREFGNLDMVVVLVGNKSDLADQRREVSEEEGRKLAETEGLFFMETSALENVNVEEAFLRMITKIHEITSQKCLEAKTNETTLHGGKQIITINDEVTATKQSNNCCYK, from the exons ATGGCTGATTCATATGATGAAGAGTGTGATTACCTGTTTAAGGCTGTTCTGATTGGTGATTCTGCAGTCGGGAAATCAAATCTCCTCTCCAGGTTTGCAACAGATGAATTTCGATTGGATTCCAAGCCAACTATAGGAGTTGAATTCGCTTACCGGAATGTTAAGATTGGTGACAAAATCATCAAGGCTCAAATTTGGGACACCGCCGGCCAAGAAAG GTTTAGAGCCATTACAAGTTCATACTATCGTGGAGCATTGGGTGCATTGTTAGTATATGATATAAGTAGGAGAACAACGTTCACAAATGTGAAGAAATGGATGCATGAGCTAAGAGAATTCGGTAACTTGGATATGGTGGTGGTTCTTGTTGGGAATAAATCAGATTTGGCTGATCAACGTAGGGAAGTAAGCGAGGAAGAAGGGAGAAAGCTGGCAGAGACGGAAGgtttatttttcatggaaaCCTCTGCATTGGAAAATGTGAATGTAGAGGAAGCATTTTTACGAATGATTACCAAAATCCATGAGATCACAAGCCAAAAATGTTTAGAAGctaaaacaaatgaaacaaCACTTCATGGTGGAAAACAAATAATCACTATTAATGATGAGGTGACTGCCACTAAACAGTCAAATAATTGTTGTTacaagtga